The genomic interval AACAAATTCTAACTGGTACACCCACATGTAACATGTATAAAGAGTTTTGCTTACAATGACCGTGCCAGATGTCTTCATGCCATGCAGGAGGATGGCAACCAGAGTGAACACCAGCATCATTGGTCCATACAGCTCTCCAGCAATTTTCTATGAAAGGAAACCATGTGTTGAGCTCTTCTATTCATATTTATTGTAACAGACAGTGATGAATCCCTACTAAGTTATTTAAATTGGCTCTAAGAAGCACAATGgcatgatttattcattttaaaaacagtttttcctAAATAGCATCCAGCTTGAGTTGAACAGGCTTACCTGTGGAAAAGCGATCATTCGGAGTGGAATCATGGACTCAATTAATCTGTATAAGAAAAGAGTACTATTAATGAAAATGCCTTATTACAAACACTCTATAACAAACCTACACGACCTGTTTCATGGAACTTACCTATTTCTCACTTGAATAGGTTCAACATCAAAGTAAGGTCGAAGGATGTCGATGTTAGCATAGAGGTTAAAGGCTTTTGAGGCCTGCCGCTTCCCTGCTTGCCAAACCTGTATGAATTAAAGGAACATGAATGATATACAGATAACTTTATATCGCACACAGATAAATATTGAATCAATACTGCATTAAGAAAagtagaggtgggtgatatggcaaaaacatcattttcatgatacacaatacaTATGAGGATATTTTGACACAGACACAATGCACTAGAGTTCTGCACTGAAACCaattaaaatgaactatttATGTTCTCCTTGTAGTGAAACATGAAGTTTGCCATCTTAAGTAATGACGATGttcacaatatgctcagaaaagcgtaCTGTGTATCCTGATAATAagatttatcacaataattcTAAAATATCATCACACTATCTACTTCTACTTGTGGGAGTCTcactatttaaattaaaaactgaaCAGAAGCCAAAGGGTTACAATTCTTCTCTACACCAACTAATCCCAGAGTTCTCCTTCCTTCACCTGATGTGACTTAATATGACTGCAGATTTTTACGCAAGGTTCACCAGGGGTATGTACCAGATCTTCCCCCTGCAGAGGAGCATGACTGCAACTTTCACCTGACGTTGCCAGAAGATCAGCAGTCGTCTTAAGGTGCATTTATAACCTTTGCATGAGAATACAGCTAACATAAACCTCATAAGACACCAGAACCCTATTATAAGAAGCCAGCAAAAGGAGGACTGCAAAATTTAGTGGGAAGTAATACACTCTTTCCCAAAATGCAGCACCCTAGTAAATTTTGTCACTTTATTCCAATtttaacacattccaaaatatTTTGTGTTCTTATATCTAAACAAGGTCCCATTTACAACATGAGACACAAAATGCTGCCATTCAGGATTACATGCCACAGCTGACCTCATCAGCGACCTGTCTGCCTAGCTGTCCTTTGAGGCCTTTCATGCCAAGGAACTCTCCGTCCTCTCCAGTGTCCTCATCTGTAGCTGCAGCCTCCGctgccacctcctcctcctccttcataCGCTGGTGCATCTCCCCCATGTCCTCAAAGCTGGAACCAGAGGTGTCATCCATGTTCTCCATGTCTATTACTGCAGAGCCACTGCCCTAAGATCAAATCATAATTTCATGTAATGAGTATGTTCATAGTTATTGAGATGCAATCATTTTAAGTACGTAGTGACTCTTAAATAAAGCTAAACAACATTACTTGCTAAGCAATAGTTTTTGAAGTCATGACATTGACAAGTACGACATAGCTCAAGCAAATTAATCAAACATGCatgacattttattagaaactcatGTCTTGCAGTTCCACCTTGTTCAGTTAAAGACTGTAATCCCTCTTTTGATGGACGATTTGTGGTCAACAACCGTtaatcagtttctgaccagagAACTACTCTGTTTGGGTGaactaaacactaaacatgACTGTGCGGTACATTCAGCACCCACAGTCATGGTCAGCGGCACAGCTGTGTTGATACTGTTAAAACTTAAAACACCTAAAAATATCGGGTCAACAACATTATATAGatattcttttaaaatatttattttcatttattgtgGTCGTTAAATGACACAGTACGAAGCCACAAGTCAGGCAGATTCCTCCTTTGACAGTAAATCTAAGCTGGACCCAGTCATCCCACTGTTTCCAGGTGAGATCAAATGCGTCACTAGGCTTTTCATAGCAGTGCATAGCAGGAATGTGTGGTTTGACTGCACAGGCACCTAAATGATGCAAATCTAAAGCATACGATGCAAATTACCACACTGTTTGTAGAAGCTGCCCAGTAAACTTTTAGTCAAAAAATTTTAGTTACTACTTCCTCCTCCTTTAgttgtttatataaaatatactgtaGAATAAGAGATGAAAACAAGAgaacaaagtgaaaataaacagcCTCAATTAAACATGtattaaaatattgattatagaataaacaattaaataaattaacaataaCAAATGTAAATCATTGTAGTAACACTTATTTTACAATTataattgctattattattactatgcaCTTGAGCctcgtattattattattagtagtattagtagtagtatcacAGGTTCTAACTCAAATAATACAGCTCAGTCTATTGAGTAGCAgctttattataatttttagactatactgtatataaacgTTTGTTCTGAAGCTATAACGTGATGGTCAAGCCCGTGGATGAAATGACAGACAGTCCAGTCTCTGTAGAAGAAGACAGGGCCATAATCTGACCTAAaacgttttgtttttattttacagtcatCGTACAAACAAACAATCACGGCAATACAGTGCACACTTGTTTACTTAACACAAACCTAAAGCAGTCTGCACATATGAAGTAACCCTACATAAAAAGGGAGGGGGGAGTAGGGGGGTGAGACCTAACCATCTCTCCAGGCTCTTTCAAGCCATTTTCATGAATTAGTCTTAGTAACTTTCCAGGTATTTTTCAAGGGGACCTAAAACAGCTCAGAACCGCTTGTGAAGTGAACGAGGAGCTTGGCTGCGTCCAAAACCGAATACCACTAGCCTACACTTTGCATACTAGTCTAATGAATGGACTTTTAGTGGCGGCGTACGGGCTCTGACACCCAGTTTGGGAACCTAGTGTGGATTTCTGGACGCAGCACTTCTTTTAAAAAGGTCCTCTCGTGCCTCAGAAGCTCACCTCCGGGGGGCCTGCTGGATCCTCAGATCAAGCTAACCAACTAGCCTAGCTGCTCAGCTAATGTTACGTCACAGAGTTTTCACACGACGTCGCTACTGGTTCGGCCACATAAACAACGCGTGCGGCGTTCAGACTGAAATCTTCCAAAACGACATCGTCTAAACGCGTTTCACGCTGTAGATCTCCGACTGGCTGGCGTTGGCTGAGTTACCTGGAGGATGATGTTGTCGTCAAAGCCACCCCACGGTTCCGTATTCGTGTTCTTGGTTCCTTCCGACGCCGACATTTTAGCGGACTTTGGGCTGCGCTGCTCTACAAGTTCACCAGCTGTGCAGCTACGACGCGGCTATACAGCGACACTGACACGCATTACAGTCTCAGAGGCAGACACTTAAATCGGGACGATCCGTCTCGGCAGATGTAAACAGCTACATGCCACATCAGACGAGCGAATGaagctctgctctgctgtgtcGGTTCACTGAAGCTTCGAACGCCAGAGTCACGTGATCGCCGCCGTACAGTGGTCGACGTCGTGCAAACGCCTGTCGAGTTCGTTAGGGCacctaaaaatattaataaataaaaaataaaagtgcacgTAATATTTACATAACCATGTAGTTTGGGGTATATTTATTTTCAGCGTAAGTAGAGctaatttgttcatttaaatcagCGTTTTTTAAATATCTCAGCGAAGGAAA from Pygocentrus nattereri isolate fPygNat1 chromosome 5, fPygNat1.pri, whole genome shotgun sequence carries:
- the yipf3 gene encoding protein YIPF3 is translated as MSASEGTKNTNTEPWGGFDDNIILQGSGSAVIDMENMDDTSGSSFEDMGEMHQRMKEEEEVAAEAAATDEDTGEDGEFLGMKGLKGQLGRQVADEVWQAGKRQASKAFNLYANIDILRPYFDVEPIQVRNRLIESMIPLRMIAFPQKIAGELYGPMMLVFTLVAILLHGMKTSGTVIREGTLMGTAIGTCFGYWLGTSSFIYFLAYLCNAQITMLQMLSLLGYGLFGHCVVLFITYNVHFHSLFYILWLVIGGLSTLRMVAVLISRTVGQTPRLILCGTLAALHMLFLLYLHFAYHKIVEGILDTLEGPNVPPIQRVARDLPNLASVVVNATVKSVAAIVHSQ